Genomic segment of Streptomyces alboniger:
TACGCCGTGTCGTGGGTGTTCGCCTCGACGAACTCGGCGAAGGCCCACGGGGCGAGCCGGTCCACGGACGGCGGGGCGGTTCGGGACGTGGTCATGGGGCGGCTTCTCCTCCGGGCGGGGTGCAGGGCACGACGGGTTCCAGGGCTGCGGCGAGGTGGCCGAGCGAGGCCGTTCCGGCCAGTTCGTCCGAGGCGATCGCGGTGAAGCCGAACTGGCGGAGCAGCACCAGGAGGCGGGGGACGGTGACCAGGGTGATGCCGTGGTCGGCGAGACAGCGGTTCATGTCGACGGCGGCCGGTCCGTCGAGGGGGTCGGGTTCGGTCGGCGCGGAGGCGGCGACGGCGACGGCCAGCGCTTGCTCCGCCCTCGTCGCGGGCGGGCGCGGGGGCAGTGCGTCGGTGGTGGACGGGATGAGAAGTGCGGCACCGGTCGGCGTCAGGACGTACCGGTCCGGGGCCACGAGGCCGTGCACCTCGTCGAGGTGGTCCAGGAGGTGGTGGTGCAGTACGTCGGCGGTGACGCCGGGGGCGACCCGGGCCCGTACGACGAGGTGCGGTCCGCCGGACTCCGTCGTTTCGCTGGGCTGCGTCGTGACGCCCGCGCTGGGTGTCACCGTCACGTCCAGCACTCCGGGATGCTCGCGCAGCACGTCCGCGATCCTGGGCAGGGACGCCCACCCCTGCGGGGTGCGCCACCAGCCGGGAGCAGGCGGCGCGAGCGCTTGGGCGGGCACCGGGCGGTGGGCCCCGTCGGCGACCGCGCGCAGGAGGCCGCACAGCCGCACGGGCAGCGAAATGGCCTCCTCGGCGTCGAGCAGGTGATCCCCGACGGTGACATCGAGGGTGAGCACGCCCGCGTCACGGCTGACGTCGACGTAGAGCGTGTCGCAGGGTGCGTCGGGGGCACTGTCGATCCAGGCGACCGGCCCGTCGGGCGCGGTGCCGTAGGCCGGGACCAGGTAGTCGCGCGGCCATGAGTAGCAGTTGTACTCGATGGTCGGTACGGTCACGGCTCCGCGGCGCCGGTCCAGGCAGGCCTGGGCGGCGACCAGTTCCGCCGGGCGCCACTGACCGTGCCGGTAGGCGGCCGACAGGGCGGCGGCCACGGAGGCGACCGCCTCGGCGAAGGGCACTCCGGGGAGGAGGTCGATCTGTACAGGAACGGTCAGCGCCCGTACGCCGATGCTGTCGCGCCAGACCGCACGCGCCCGGTTGGAGACCACCACGGAGGCCAGGAAGCGGTGTTCGCCGGTGCGGGCGGCGACGTCGTGGGCGAGCGCCGCGAGCACGACGGTCTCCGGGCTGACCCGGCAGTGTGCGGCCACGCGGTCCAGCGCGTCGTGGGCGTCCGCCGAGCGGTACTGGAGGCGGTGGCGGCCGGCGCCGTCCTCGGTTCCGCCGAACGGGGCCAGGACGTGGGCGGGGTTGTCCCCCAGGCGCGCGAGCCACTCGCGCTCCGCCGCGCGGGCGCGCTCCAGGGACTGGGCGGCCAGCATGTCGAGGGGGTGCGGCAAAGACTCAGGCGGCACGTCGGCGCCGCACAGACGCTCGTACAGCTGGTCGATCAGTA
This window contains:
- a CDS encoding condensation domain-containing protein, coding for MNPTPLADHCRVPPSATIADIHAALTTLTERHEALRTTVDALRPVQHVHGADWAPLPLDRVDVPTVDTAALDAATAALAALPIDPVCQPPWRARVLLESGKPRAVLVTVHHVVIDGWGLAVLIDQLYERLCGADVPPESLPHPLDMLAAQSLERARAAEREWLARLGDNPAHVLAPFGGTEDGAGRHRLQYRSADAHDALDRVAAHCRVSPETVVLAALAHDVAARTGEHRFLASVVVSNRARAVWRDSIGVRALTVPVQIDLLPGVPFAEAVASVAAALSAAYRHGQWRPAELVAAQACLDRRRGAVTVPTIEYNCYSWPRDYLVPAYGTAPDGPVAWIDSAPDAPCDTLYVDVSRDAGVLTLDVTVGDHLLDAEEAISLPVRLCGLLRAVADGAHRPVPAQALAPPAPGWWRTPQGWASLPRIADVLREHPGVLDVTVTPSAGVTTQPSETTESGGPHLVVRARVAPGVTADVLHHHLLDHLDEVHGLVAPDRYVLTPTGAALLIPSTTDALPPRPPATRAEQALAVAVAASAPTEPDPLDGPAAVDMNRCLADHGITLVTVPRLLVLLRQFGFTAIASDELAGTASLGHLAAALEPVVPCTPPGGEAAP